One segment of Acaryochloris thomasi RCC1774 DNA contains the following:
- a CDS encoding VWA domain-containing protein, whose translation MSDERLRRWRLILGGGSADGIASEGFSLGPTDASMDQALSSLYDAQGGGRSGGLGSSSPKVARWLGDIRSYFPSSVVRVMQKDALERLNLHQMLMEPEMLEAVEPDVHMVANLLSLSGIMPSKTKETARIVVNRVVEELLRKLSNPLQQAVMGSLNRAVRNSRPRHNEIDWNRTIRANLKHYQPEYQTIIPERRIGFGRKRSSLKDIVLCVDQSGSMATSVVYASIFAAVLASLPAVKTHMVVFDTAIVDLTEMLQDPVDVLFGTQLGGGTDINRAVSYCQGLIRKPEDTIFVLISDLYEGGDNRSMLKRMGSLVQSGVQCVTLLALNDDGAPCFDHQNAAKFASLGIPSFACSPDQFPGLMAVAIARQDLSQWAAKEEIVTAAMMK comes from the coding sequence ATGAGTGACGAACGCTTGCGACGATGGCGACTGATTCTCGGGGGCGGATCTGCTGACGGAATTGCTAGTGAGGGCTTTAGTCTCGGACCTACAGATGCATCGATGGATCAGGCACTCTCTTCTCTCTACGACGCTCAGGGCGGAGGGCGGTCAGGGGGCTTAGGCAGTTCTTCTCCTAAAGTGGCACGCTGGCTCGGTGATATCCGCAGTTATTTCCCCAGCTCGGTGGTGCGAGTCATGCAAAAAGATGCCCTAGAGCGGCTTAATCTGCACCAGATGCTAATGGAGCCAGAAATGCTAGAGGCAGTGGAGCCAGACGTTCATATGGTGGCAAATCTGCTATCCCTAAGCGGTATTATGCCCAGCAAGACCAAAGAGACGGCTCGGATCGTGGTCAATCGAGTCGTCGAAGAACTGCTTAGGAAACTCTCTAACCCCCTGCAGCAGGCGGTGATGGGCAGTCTCAACCGCGCCGTGCGGAACTCCCGTCCTCGTCACAACGAGATTGACTGGAATCGTACAATTCGAGCCAATTTGAAACATTATCAGCCGGAGTATCAGACCATCATTCCTGAGCGGCGGATTGGCTTTGGCCGCAAGCGTTCGTCTCTCAAAGATATTGTGCTGTGCGTTGATCAGAGTGGATCGATGGCGACTTCTGTGGTCTATGCAAGCATCTTTGCGGCGGTCCTAGCCTCTCTACCAGCGGTCAAAACCCACATGGTGGTGTTCGATACGGCGATCGTTGATCTGACTGAGATGCTGCAAGATCCGGTGGACGTTCTGTTTGGAACACAGTTGGGGGGTGGAACCGATATCAATCGAGCTGTGAGCTATTGCCAAGGCCTAATCCGCAAGCCCGAAGACACTATTTTTGTGTTGATTAGCGATCTATACGAGGGCGGAGATAATCGCTCAATGCTGAAGCGCATGGGGAGTTTGGTGCAAAGCGGTGTGCAGTGCGTTACGCTGTTGGCCCTTAATGATGATGGTGCTCCTTGTTTTGATCATCAGAATGCAGCCAAGTTTGCGTCGTTGGGAATTCCTTCTTTTGCCTGCAGTCCTGACCAGTTTCCGGGGCTGATGGCAGTTGCGATCGCACGTCAAGATCTCAGCCAATGGGCTGCAAAAGAAGAAATTGTAACAGCGGCCATGATGAAATGA
- a CDS encoding M50 family metallopeptidase — MGLVSLSIPSPGLVIIGVIYATFFSLIQWFILRQRFKPAWCWNIIGPIAFAAGFLIGGLICAAIYRDMEQSHSISALMGSLTGGLIYGAITSLGLRQISKQKYIPPQLKRKSKRDKFLGSSSQSQRQSAYDTPPGSNSRRWRLLPCFFSLLLMAVWYTILPPLSSSGTSVDPLLLLVFYVTYSYVSVLIHELGHFFLGWLNGAELDRFAVGKFIWVRTSQGMKFHRMRRRFVAGFVGISPRSMHCLRRKLLFLMAGGPIASFLLFLIGVIPLFLPELMNRYHLIWWFTLISMSNFYIAVFNLIPRRSGYITTDGRKILDLLQNNLQGQRSLAFHRFHINLKQGIRPRDIDPNIIKPLLAVPETSMAHISSLLIAYHMTLDQGELQQAGDYLDQILSMAIYFPELMRASLLLEGTFFEARIRQRSDLARQWFDQIQETILIEEHTLLRAEAALLLAEGNTEAAEGKAQKGLALAQRDRLEPGFALVEQERFQSLLQDIASAS; from the coding sequence TTGGGACTTGTCTCTCTGAGCATTCCATCTCCAGGACTTGTAATTATTGGGGTCATTTACGCAACGTTTTTTAGCCTTATTCAATGGTTTATTCTACGACAGAGATTTAAGCCTGCATGGTGTTGGAATATCATAGGCCCTATTGCTTTTGCTGCAGGATTTCTTATTGGCGGACTAATATGCGCGGCTATCTATAGAGACATGGAGCAGTCTCATAGCATCTCTGCATTGATGGGCAGTTTAACAGGAGGTCTCATTTATGGTGCGATTACAAGCTTGGGGCTGCGCCAGATCTCTAAGCAAAAATATATACCACCTCAACTAAAAAGAAAGTCTAAACGCGATAAATTTCTAGGATCTTCATCTCAATCACAAAGGCAGTCTGCATACGATACGCCTCCAGGATCTAACTCTCGACGTTGGCGACTGCTTCCCTGCTTCTTTTCCCTTTTACTAATGGCAGTGTGGTACACGATTCTTCCGCCCTTATCTTCATCAGGAACTTCCGTAGATCCTTTGTTGCTGCTTGTTTTTTACGTGACCTATAGCTATGTTTCAGTCTTGATCCATGAGCTTGGCCATTTCTTCCTCGGGTGGCTCAACGGAGCTGAGCTAGATCGCTTTGCCGTTGGTAAATTTATTTGGGTCCGCACCTCTCAAGGAATGAAGTTTCATCGAATGCGTCGTCGTTTTGTCGCAGGTTTTGTCGGGATTTCACCTCGTTCAATGCATTGTTTAAGGCGAAAATTACTGTTTTTAATGGCAGGTGGTCCTATCGCCTCATTTTTACTTTTCCTGATTGGTGTCATACCCTTATTCCTGCCGGAGTTAATGAATCGTTATCACCTTATTTGGTGGTTCACACTTATCTCTATGTCTAATTTTTATATTGCTGTCTTCAATCTTATCCCTCGTAGATCGGGATATATAACGACAGATGGTCGAAAAATACTAGATCTGCTGCAAAATAATTTACAAGGCCAAAGATCTTTGGCGTTTCATCGATTTCATATCAACCTGAAACAGGGGATTCGTCCCCGGGACATAGATCCAAACATTATCAAGCCGCTATTAGCCGTTCCTGAAACCTCAATGGCGCACATATCGAGCCTACTTATTGCCTATCATATGACCTTGGATCAAGGAGAGCTTCAGCAGGCAGGTGACTATCTAGATCAGATCCTCAGCATGGCTATCTATTTTCCTGAACTCATGCGTGCTTCTCTGCTGCTGGAAGGCACATTCTTTGAAGCTCGTATCCGTCAGCGATCAGATTTAGCTCGCCAATGGTTTGATCAAATTCAAGAGACCATTCTAATTGAGGAACATACCTTGCTTAGGGCGGAGGCCGCACTACTGCTGGCGGAGGGAAATACTGAGGCCGCAGAGGGCAAAGCTCAAAAAGGTCTTGCCCTAGCCCAGCGTGATCGCCTAGAACCTGGATTTGCCCTGGTTGAGCAGGAGCGATTCCAGTCTTTGCTACAGGACATAGCAAGTGCTTCCTAG
- a CDS encoding saccharopine dehydrogenase family protein gives MSERTYDVVLYGASGFTGQQTVQYFADHAPDHLKWAIAGRNRQKLEAVRTKVGCETVDILVADGRDQVGTDAIATQTRIVLTTAGPFALYGQAMVDACVRSHTHYVDITGETAWVRSLIETYHEQAATQGTRIIPLCGFDSVPSDLGAYLMVRYLQQLGKSCKVVKAYFEAAGGFNGGTLASAYNLIDAGQWSQMGDPYLLNPPEVRPETAAEDLQWSQYDQDLGAWVAPFFMGPVNTRVVRRSSALYSQWQDPYGSQFTYQESLVFQGPLSGLKATVTTVGTGLLVAMMQQPWVRRSLLQPNFPQPGEGPSEQVMDEGWFRCQLLAIDEEGGQHRGLIYNPGDPGNRSTVKFLCESALALALDFERLPGGPQRGGVLTPATGLGDVLADRLRQAGTTIEVPI, from the coding sequence ATGAGTGAACGCACCTATGATGTTGTGCTTTATGGTGCCAGTGGGTTTACAGGGCAGCAGACGGTTCAATATTTTGCAGACCATGCGCCGGATCATCTCAAGTGGGCGATCGCGGGGCGTAATCGCCAAAAGCTAGAAGCTGTCAGAACGAAGGTCGGCTGTGAAACGGTCGATATTCTGGTGGCGGATGGCCGAGATCAGGTTGGGACAGATGCGATCGCAACCCAAACCCGCATCGTTTTAACAACCGCAGGCCCCTTCGCGCTTTACGGTCAGGCAATGGTCGATGCCTGCGTGCGTTCACACACTCACTACGTCGATATTACAGGTGAAACTGCCTGGGTCCGTTCCTTAATCGAAACCTATCACGAACAGGCCGCAACCCAAGGAACCCGCATTATTCCCCTCTGTGGCTTTGATTCTGTCCCCTCAGATCTGGGAGCCTACTTGATGGTGCGCTATCTGCAGCAGCTGGGCAAAAGTTGCAAAGTTGTCAAAGCCTATTTTGAAGCGGCAGGCGGCTTCAATGGCGGTACTTTAGCTTCTGCCTATAACTTAATCGATGCAGGTCAATGGTCACAGATGGGTGATCCCTATCTGCTCAATCCACCTGAAGTGCGACCTGAGACAGCAGCGGAGGACCTGCAGTGGTCTCAGTATGATCAAGACCTGGGAGCATGGGTTGCGCCTTTTTTCATGGGGCCTGTCAACACGCGAGTTGTCCGTCGCAGCAGCGCTCTTTACTCTCAATGGCAAGATCCCTACGGTTCTCAATTTACATACCAAGAATCTCTTGTGTTTCAGGGGCCTTTATCGGGCCTGAAAGCAACTGTCACCACCGTAGGGACTGGCCTACTGGTCGCGATGATGCAGCAACCTTGGGTACGCCGCTCACTACTGCAGCCCAATTTCCCGCAGCCGGGAGAGGGGCCGTCTGAGCAAGTAATGGATGAGGGATGGTTCCGCTGTCAGTTGCTAGCTATCGACGAAGAGGGGGGACAGCATCGGGGCCTGATTTATAATCCGGGCGATCCAGGTAATCGTTCGACAGTGAAGTTTCTCTGTGAATCAGCTTTGGCCTTGGCGCTAGACTTTGAACGCCTTCCGGGTGGGCCTCAGCGAGGCGGTGTGTTGACCCCGGCGACGGGCCTTGGTGATGTGCTGGCTGATCGATTACGACAGGCTGGAACAACGATTGAGGTTCCCATATGA
- a CDS encoding Uma2 family endonuclease: protein MTTALPKTNAALSTATSAAPLTTEIRVLLEGVSWETFEQLLEETGDQRHQRFAYRDGLLEIMVPLAGHEEPIRLFDQLLAAIIDELELEFRSLGSLTMKNPKQKKGLEPDCCFYIQNEAVVRGVDALDFEVHPPPDLVIEVDNSNSSLNKFPIYTALKVPEIWRLRYGSMTIYHLNAEQSEYKTQDKSLAFSQLPVQELPQFVEQAKKIGQRAAVRELAKRVRQVLADLAKD, encoded by the coding sequence ATGACAACCGCTTTACCCAAAACGAACGCTGCACTATCTACGGCGACATCAGCAGCTCCGCTGACAACAGAGATACGGGTTCTTTTAGAAGGGGTAAGTTGGGAAACCTTCGAGCAATTGCTAGAGGAAACCGGAGACCAACGGCACCAACGTTTTGCCTATCGAGATGGATTGTTGGAAATTATGGTTCCTTTGGCGGGACATGAAGAACCAATTAGGCTCTTCGATCAATTATTGGCAGCAATTATTGATGAGCTAGAACTTGAATTCCGAAGCCTTGGCTCGCTGACCATGAAAAATCCTAAGCAGAAAAAGGGACTAGAACCTGATTGCTGTTTCTATATTCAAAATGAAGCAGTGGTTCGTGGCGTTGATGCTTTAGATTTTGAGGTTCATCCACCTCCCGATTTAGTGATTGAGGTCGATAACAGCAATTCTTCATTGAACAAGTTCCCGATCTATACAGCTCTCAAGGTTCCAGAAATCTGGCGTTTACGGTATGGCTCAATGACGATCTACCATTTGAATGCCGAGCAATCAGAGTATAAAACCCAAGATAAAAGTTTGGCGTTTTCGCAGTTGCCGGTGCAGGAGTTACCGCAGTTTGTCGAGCAGGCCAAGAAAATCGGGCAGCGGGCAGCCGTCCGAGAACTGGCGAAACGGGTCCGGCAGGTGCTAGCAGATTTAGCGAAAGATTAG
- a CDS encoding isocitrate/isopropylmalate dehydrogenase family protein encodes MGRQYRVAVLPGEGIGPEVVDAALKILYLLADLEGFEIQGDYGLIGLPAQEKLGSFFPETTAQLCQGSDGIVFGAVSRGGLLELRQHFDFFMNLRPVRSHPHLFHKSPLKPELLQDVDILFVRELASGLYFGPAGRATDGSYGYHTMRYNDSEIRRIAKVALQKAQERRGHLTVAHKENALPQIPWCRLVQEMAQDFPDITVEPVLVDNLAMQLVMHPQDFDVILAGNLFGDILSDLGGAIAGSIGLLGSASFNERGLGLYEPVHGTAPDIAGKGIGNPLGMISSLTMMLQHWGEHAAASRLAQVQNQILEQGYRTADLYTKNPQEKKVSTQDLTSLFCKRL; translated from the coding sequence ATGGGCAGACAGTACCGCGTTGCTGTACTTCCGGGTGAAGGCATCGGCCCTGAAGTTGTTGATGCAGCTTTAAAAATTTTGTATTTACTCGCAGATCTTGAAGGATTTGAGATCCAGGGAGACTATGGCCTGATCGGTCTACCTGCTCAAGAGAAGCTAGGCTCTTTTTTCCCTGAGACAACAGCTCAACTTTGCCAAGGCTCTGACGGCATCGTTTTTGGTGCGGTATCGCGGGGAGGGCTGCTAGAGCTGCGTCAGCATTTTGATTTTTTTATGAATCTGCGCCCGGTGCGATCGCATCCCCATCTTTTCCATAAATCCCCCCTCAAGCCAGAGCTATTGCAAGATGTCGATATTCTATTCGTCCGCGAACTCGCCAGCGGTCTCTACTTTGGTCCCGCAGGCAGAGCAACAGATGGATCCTATGGCTATCACACCATGCGCTATAACGATTCAGAAATTCGGCGGATTGCCAAGGTCGCGCTGCAAAAGGCCCAGGAACGTCGCGGCCATCTGACCGTTGCCCACAAAGAGAATGCCCTGCCCCAGATTCCCTGGTGCCGTCTAGTGCAGGAGATGGCTCAAGACTTTCCAGATATCACTGTAGAACCAGTCCTGGTGGATAATTTAGCGATGCAGCTTGTGATGCACCCTCAGGATTTTGATGTGATTCTGGCGGGGAATTTGTTTGGTGATATTTTGAGCGATTTGGGAGGTGCGATCGCAGGTTCCATCGGCTTACTCGGCTCGGCCAGCTTCAATGAACGAGGATTAGGGCTTTACGAACCTGTTCACGGAACGGCTCCAGACATTGCAGGCAAAGGAATTGGCAATCCATTAGGCATGATTAGTAGTCTCACAATGATGCTCCAGCACTGGGGAGAACACGCCGCAGCTTCAAGGCTTGCGCAAGTTCAGAACCAGATTTTAGAGCAGGGATACCGCACAGCAGATTTGTATACAAAGAACCCTCAAGAGAAAAAGGTCAGCACCCAGGACTTAACCTCACTGTTTTGCAAGCGACTTTGA
- a CDS encoding Uma2 family endonuclease, whose translation MIAVPNYISPEEYLAIERQSDIRHEYRRGLVYAMAGGTDNHDRIALNLLTLINIQLGDSDCRFHSGNVKVNYQDEFYYYPDAFVTCNPKDRDDRYVKRHPKLIVEVLSSSTKIFDIGKKFEDYRRIPALEEYVLISQETQRVECRRRISTEVWETTIYAAGEQVVLKSIGLELAISDLYRGLDD comes from the coding sequence ATGATTGCCGTCCCAAACTACATCAGTCCTGAAGAATATCTCGCTATCGAACGGCAAAGTGACATTCGCCATGAGTATCGCCGTGGTTTGGTGTATGCGATGGCCGGTGGCACAGATAATCACGATCGCATTGCTCTAAATCTTCTGACTCTGATTAATATTCAACTTGGTGACTCAGACTGTCGATTTCACTCCGGCAATGTCAAGGTCAATTACCAAGATGAGTTTTATTACTATCCCGATGCATTTGTAACCTGCAATCCAAAAGACCGCGATGATCGCTATGTTAAGCGCCATCCAAAGCTGATCGTTGAAGTCCTTTCATCCAGCACAAAAATTTTTGATATTGGGAAAAAGTTTGAAGATTATCGACGGATTCCAGCCTTAGAGGAGTATGTCTTGATTTCTCAAGAGACTCAGCGGGTGGAATGTCGCCGTCGTATATCTACAGAAGTTTGGGAAACCACTATCTATGCAGCAGGGGAACAGGTAGTCCTCAAAAGTATTGGGTTGGAACTTGCGATTTCTGATCTGTATCGCGGTCTTGACGACTAA
- a CDS encoding aconitase/3-isopropylmalate dehydratase large subunit family protein, whose product MTKEKVLQLGNDINTDDIIPAKRGTNGDPGHLKRYVLEHLIGVDQLLQYDVIEAGENFGCGSSREYAPLAIQAAGIKEVRARSFAEIFYRNSINIGLPLETFAEQSQDPVVTAITEAGGLFPFNKQRQRGEVQLPKGKTLPRPMTMAEKMLAQASGNAYVKPGELVFAQVDLAMSHDAIAGPVAALFHQHFGADVKVWDPQKLVLVADHFIQINDIRPDTGAPTMYKNMVAFAQEQNCHLLDMVSPGEAAGICHVLLPEQGFIRPGMIVAGTDSHSCTYGAFGAFSTGVGSTDMANLFAMGDLWIRVPATILIELSGTLPTGVSAKDIMLFILGQIGCSGATSKVLEFRGSIITQLPMDERMTLANMAIECGAMCGLIAPDQVTEQYVKQQTSEPFETVLSDFEAEFEQVYRFDLSALEPQVARPPKPDQVVDIGALGDVPITRAFIGSCTGGKLHDLEQAAAVYSAPRSDGKQRRISPDVQLFVVPASQAVRHKAEALGYLQTLEQAGAQILKSGCGACINAGAGTLGRKETGIYATNRNFKGRSGDPSAYNYLASPRVVAISALRGKITDQLD is encoded by the coding sequence ATGACAAAGGAAAAAGTCCTGCAGCTTGGTAATGATATCAATACCGATGACATTATCCCAGCAAAACGCGGCACCAATGGCGATCCAGGCCATTTAAAGCGCTATGTACTGGAGCATTTGATTGGTGTTGATCAACTTCTGCAGTATGACGTGATTGAAGCTGGTGAGAATTTTGGTTGCGGTTCCAGTCGAGAGTATGCACCTCTGGCGATTCAGGCAGCAGGCATCAAAGAAGTCCGGGCGCGATCCTTTGCGGAGATTTTCTATCGCAACAGTATCAATATTGGTTTGCCGCTAGAAACCTTTGCTGAACAGAGCCAAGATCCAGTCGTAACTGCTATTACCGAGGCAGGGGGATTATTCCCGTTCAACAAACAGCGACAACGAGGGGAGGTCCAACTTCCGAAAGGGAAAACGCTGCCGCGACCGATGACGATGGCAGAGAAGATGCTGGCGCAGGCTTCAGGCAATGCCTACGTGAAGCCTGGAGAACTTGTGTTTGCTCAGGTGGATTTGGCGATGTCCCATGATGCGATCGCAGGTCCAGTGGCAGCCCTCTTCCATCAACATTTTGGTGCAGACGTAAAGGTTTGGGATCCGCAAAAGCTAGTGCTGGTGGCCGATCACTTCATTCAGATCAACGACATTAGGCCGGATACGGGTGCGCCAACGATGTATAAAAACATGGTTGCCTTTGCCCAAGAACAGAACTGTCACCTCCTTGACATGGTGTCCCCCGGTGAAGCCGCAGGCATCTGTCATGTTCTACTGCCAGAACAGGGGTTTATTCGCCCCGGCATGATTGTGGCAGGGACAGATTCCCATAGTTGCACCTACGGGGCCTTTGGAGCGTTTTCAACCGGCGTTGGCTCCACCGATATGGCCAACCTGTTTGCAATGGGCGATCTGTGGATCCGGGTGCCCGCAACGATCTTGATTGAGCTATCGGGAACGCTGCCCACCGGGGTCAGCGCTAAGGACATTATGCTTTTCATCTTGGGGCAGATCGGCTGTAGCGGCGCAACCAGTAAAGTGCTGGAGTTCCGTGGCTCAATCATTACTCAGTTGCCGATGGATGAGCGCATGACCCTCGCCAATATGGCGATTGAGTGCGGTGCCATGTGTGGACTCATTGCCCCCGACCAAGTGACAGAGCAATACGTCAAACAGCAGACGTCAGAGCCATTTGAGACAGTATTAAGTGATTTTGAGGCCGAATTTGAGCAGGTCTATCGCTTTGATCTGTCGGCGCTAGAACCACAGGTGGCGCGTCCGCCAAAGCCCGATCAGGTGGTGGACATCGGTGCGCTCGGAGATGTGCCGATCACGCGAGCCTTTATCGGTTCCTGCACAGGGGGCAAGCTGCATGATTTAGAGCAGGCGGCGGCAGTATACAGCGCTCCAAGATCAGATGGGAAACAGCGCAGGATTAGCCCCGATGTACAGCTCTTTGTCGTGCCAGCATCTCAGGCAGTCCGGCATAAAGCAGAAGCTTTAGGCTATTTACAAACCCTGGAGCAGGCGGGTGCGCAGATTCTTAAATCAGGTTGCGGAGCCTGTATAAATGCGGGTGCAGGAACATTGGGCCGTAAAGAAACGGGAATTTATGCGACAAATCGCAATTTTAAGGGGCGCAGTGGTGATCCCAGTGCCTATAATTATCTTGCATCTCCAAGGGTTGTGGCGATTTCAGCCCTGCGAGGCAAAATTACGGACCAGCTCGATTGA
- a CDS encoding NAD(P)/FAD-dependent oxidoreductase has product MIRSDAIANPANDRQIHQQYDVVVIGGGPAGSTLAMLLVRQGYQVLLLERAQFPRFHVGESLLPASQLIWEKLGITDQLQDLNFTYKDSAEFRLGLDPRSSDYESAYVDFTAPQNWPQKDFPEHPDAYQVKRSEFDWFLLQQARSQGVTVCEQATVKEVLWEGDRATGICWRSKTGQNYTTMANCVADCSGRQALIGRSRKLIKTDPFLQTSAVFGHFRNVTPNPGREGGAIAMYFIERGWLWFIPVGPNEMSVGVVVNRPDDWQGRSPEEILMTYINRHQYLRDRFINAEQISKVRILQKLAYSAKRKAGDGWILVGDASFFVDPFLSSGVQVAFKTADKAADAIHTFLQSQRNQRSFHQYQHWCRQYEFHVFVTMRLLYWIMESQSAMQTFIQAIGYRLQNRPDPIVRRFVAWSLGYFDRFHGALYCLWLGFSLMAGVGWLRRHLFRRPDWSHPSEFCDQPSIDIPKSIAPQNQAQNSFAKPLG; this is encoded by the coding sequence ATGATTCGAAGCGACGCGATCGCAAACCCAGCCAATGATCGGCAAATACATCAACAGTATGATGTCGTCGTAATCGGTGGCGGTCCTGCTGGATCGACACTGGCAATGCTGCTGGTACGGCAAGGGTATCAGGTCTTACTGCTGGAGCGAGCACAGTTCCCACGATTTCACGTAGGGGAGTCACTGCTGCCCGCCAGCCAACTGATCTGGGAAAAGTTAGGGATTACGGACCAGCTCCAGGATCTGAATTTTACCTACAAAGATTCAGCAGAGTTCCGCTTGGGCCTAGACCCGCGCAGTTCTGATTATGAATCAGCCTATGTCGACTTTACGGCTCCACAAAACTGGCCGCAGAAAGATTTCCCTGAGCATCCCGATGCCTATCAGGTAAAGCGCAGTGAGTTTGATTGGTTTTTACTGCAACAGGCGCGTTCCCAGGGAGTGACGGTGTGTGAGCAAGCCACCGTGAAAGAGGTTCTTTGGGAAGGTGACCGAGCAACGGGGATTTGTTGGCGATCAAAAACCGGCCAAAACTATACAACGATGGCCAACTGCGTCGCGGATTGTTCGGGGCGGCAGGCGCTGATTGGCCGCAGCCGCAAGCTAATCAAGACCGATCCGTTCCTGCAAACCTCAGCGGTCTTTGGTCACTTCCGCAACGTGACTCCGAATCCAGGGCGAGAGGGGGGTGCGATCGCAATGTACTTCATTGAAAGGGGCTGGCTGTGGTTTATCCCTGTTGGCCCAAACGAAATGAGCGTGGGCGTTGTCGTCAATCGGCCTGACGATTGGCAAGGCCGATCACCCGAAGAAATTTTAATGACGTATATAAATCGCCATCAGTATTTGCGCGATCGCTTCATCAACGCTGAACAAATCTCTAAGGTTCGTATCCTGCAAAAGCTAGCCTACAGTGCCAAACGCAAAGCCGGGGACGGCTGGATATTAGTGGGAGACGCCAGTTTCTTTGTTGACCCATTTCTCTCTTCTGGCGTCCAAGTTGCCTTCAAAACAGCAGACAAAGCCGCAGACGCCATTCACACATTCCTGCAGAGTCAAAGGAATCAACGGTCCTTTCACCAGTATCAGCACTGGTGCCGACAGTATGAATTCCATGTTTTTGTTACCATGCGTCTTCTCTACTGGATCATGGAGAGCCAGTCCGCCATGCAGACCTTCATACAGGCGATAGGCTATAGACTGCAAAACAGACCCGACCCGATTGTTCGTCGGTTTGTAGCTTGGTCCCTCGGCTACTTTGATCGCTTTCACGGGGCGCTTTACTGTCTATGGCTTGGCTTTAGCCTGATGGCAGGAGTGGGCTGGCTAAGGCGGCATTTATTTCGCCGACCAGACTGGAGCCACCCCTCCGAGTTTTGCGACCAACCCAGCATCGATATTCCTAAATCAATCGCGCCTCAGAATCAAGCACAAAATTCCTTTGCCAAGCCTTTGGGTTGA
- a CDS encoding DUF302 domain-containing protein gives MHRLISIALGSTLLLISPSIAKAQTPPNRPSISDLEATGLVIKPSPYSVQETAERLTKVLEAKGLRIFTTIDHSENAAQAGLTLAATQVILFGNPKLGTPLMQCSPSVAIDLPQKVLIWETAEGVQLAYNNPAYLSGRHRLRGCGQEVVAQISKALNGLTDAALKAD, from the coding sequence ATGCATCGCTTAATTTCTATTGCCTTAGGTTCTACCTTGCTGCTGATCTCACCCTCAATAGCAAAAGCACAGACGCCTCCGAACCGTCCATCAATCTCGGATCTCGAGGCAACAGGTCTAGTGATCAAACCCAGCCCCTATAGCGTTCAAGAAACAGCAGAGCGCCTGACGAAAGTTCTGGAAGCCAAAGGTCTAAGAATCTTTACGACCATCGACCACAGCGAGAATGCAGCTCAGGCGGGACTAACACTTGCGGCAACCCAGGTCATCTTGTTTGGAAACCCCAAACTCGGCACACCCTTGATGCAGTGCAGCCCCAGCGTTGCCATTGATTTACCCCAGAAAGTACTGATCTGGGAAACGGCAGAGGGCGTACAGCTCGCCTACAACAATCCCGCTTATCTGTCTGGACGCCACCGACTGCGGGGGTGTGGTCAAGAAGTAGTCGCTCAAATCTCTAAAGCCCTCAATGGACTAACCGATGCCGCCCTCAAAGCTGATTAA